In the genome of Rhizobium etli 8C-3, one region contains:
- the rplL gene encoding 50S ribosomal protein L7/L12, whose protein sequence is MADLAKIVDDLSSLTVLEAAELSKLLEEKWGVSAAAPVAVAAAAGGAGGAAAAAEEEKTEFDVILTDAGANKINVIKEVRAITGLGLKEAKDLVEAAPKAVKEAVSKAEAADIKKKLEDAGAKADVK, encoded by the coding sequence ATGGCTGATCTCGCAAAGATCGTAGACGACCTCTCCTCGCTGACCGTTCTGGAAGCTGCAGAACTGTCCAAGCTTCTCGAAGAAAAGTGGGGCGTTTCCGCTGCTGCTCCGGTAGCTGTTGCTGCCGCTGCTGGTGGTGCTGGTGGCGCTGCTGCCGCTGCTGAAGAAGAAAAGACTGAGTTCGACGTCATCCTCACGGATGCCGGCGCCAACAAGATCAATGTCATCAAGGAAGTCCGCGCCATCACCGGCCTCGGCCTCAAGGAAGCCAAGGACCTCGTTGAAGCCGCTCCGAAGGCTGTCAAGGAAGCCGTTTCCAAGGCTGAAGCCGCTGACATCAAGAAGAAGCTTGAAGACGCTGGCGCAAAGGCCGACGTCAAGTAA
- the rpoB gene encoding DNA-directed RNA polymerase subunit beta: protein MAQTLSFNGRRRVRKFFGKIPEVAEMPNLIEVQKASYDQFLMVEEPKGGRPDEGLQAVFKSVFPITDFSGASMLEFVSYEFEPPKFDVDECRQRDLTYAAPLKVTLRLIVFDIDEDTGAKSIKDIKEQSVYMGDMPLMTNNGTFIVNGTERVIVSQMHRSPGVFFDHDKGKSHSSGKLLFAARVIPYRGSWLDIEFDAKDIVYARIDRRRKIPVSSLLMALGMDGEEILDTFYTKSLYKRDGEGWRIPFQPEALKGAKAITEMVDADTGEVVVEAGKKLTPRLLRQLSDKGLKALKATDDDLYGNYLAEDIVNYSTGEIYLEAGDEIDEKTLPVILANGFDEIPVLGIDHINVGAYIRNTLNADKNENRQDALFDIYRVMRPGEPPTMESAEAMFNSLFFDAERYDLSAVGRVKMNMRLDLDVEDTVRVLRKDDILAVVKMLVELRDGKGEIDDIDNLGNRRVRSVGELMENQYRLGLLRMERAIKERMSSIEIDTVMPQDLINAKPAAAAVREFFGSSQLSQFMDQVNPLSEITHKRRLSALGPGGLTRERAGFEVRDVHPTHYGRICPIETPEGPNIGLINSLATFARVNKYGFIESPYRRIVDGKVTNDVLYLSAMEEAKYYVAQANAELDKDGSFVDEFVVCRHAGEVMLAPRDSMNLMDVSPKQVVSVAAALIPFLENDDANRALMGSNMQRQAVPLLRAEAPFVGTGMEPVVARDSGAAIGARRGGVVDQVDATRIVIRATEDLEAGKSGVDIYRLQKFQRSNQNTCVNQRPLVTVGDVVNRGDILADGPSTDLGDLALGRNALVAFMPWNGYNYEDSILLSERIVADDVFTSIHIEEFEVMARDTKLGPEEITRDIPNVSEEALKNLDEAGIVYIGAEVQPGDILVGKITPKGESPMTPEEKLLRAIFGEKASDVRDTSMRMPPGTYGTIVEVRVFNRHGVEKDERAMAIEREEIERLAKDRDDEQAILDRNVYGRLIEMLRGQMSIAGPKGFKKGTELSNAVVSEYPRSQWWMFAVEDEKVQSELEALRGQYDESKSRLEQRFMDKVEKVQRGDEMPPGVMKMVKVFVAVKRKIQPGDKMAGRHGNKGVVSRIVPVEDMPFLEDGTHVDVVLNPLGVPSRMNVGQILETHLGWACAGMGKQIGDLIEAYKANGNIEPLRKTIGDVVGDGPKAEQVKDFDDDSVLRLADQWKRGVSIATPVFDGAHEGDVNDMLRLAGLKDSGQSTLYDGRTGEQFDRQVTVGYIYMLKLNHLVDDKIHARSIGPYSLVTQQPLGGKAQFGGQRFGEMEVWALEAYGAAYTLQEMLTVKSDDVAGRTKVYEAIVRGDDTFEAGIPESFNVLVKEMRSLGLSVELENSKVEDLQQASQLPDAAE from the coding sequence ATGGCTCAGACCCTTTCGTTCAACGGTCGTAGGCGCGTACGCAAGTTTTTTGGTAAGATCCCCGAAGTCGCAGAAATGCCGAACCTCATCGAGGTTCAAAAGGCGTCCTACGACCAATTCCTGATGGTTGAAGAGCCCAAGGGCGGCCGCCCTGACGAAGGCCTTCAGGCCGTCTTCAAATCAGTTTTCCCGATCACGGATTTCTCCGGCGCTTCGATGCTGGAATTCGTGTCCTACGAGTTCGAACCGCCCAAGTTCGACGTCGACGAATGCCGCCAGCGCGACCTGACCTATGCGGCGCCGCTGAAAGTTACCCTCCGCCTGATCGTGTTCGATATCGACGAGGATACCGGCGCCAAGTCGATCAAGGACATCAAGGAACAGTCCGTCTACATGGGCGACATGCCGCTCATGACGAACAATGGCACGTTCATCGTGAACGGTACCGAGCGCGTGATCGTGTCCCAGATGCACCGGTCGCCGGGCGTCTTCTTCGACCACGACAAGGGCAAGAGCCATTCTTCCGGCAAGCTGCTCTTCGCCGCCCGCGTTATCCCGTATCGCGGCTCCTGGCTCGACATCGAGTTCGACGCCAAGGACATCGTCTACGCCCGTATCGACCGCCGCCGCAAGATTCCGGTGTCGTCGCTGCTGATGGCCCTCGGCATGGATGGCGAGGAAATCCTCGACACTTTCTACACCAAGTCGCTCTACAAGCGCGACGGCGAAGGCTGGCGCATTCCCTTCCAGCCCGAGGCGCTGAAGGGCGCCAAGGCAATCACCGAGATGGTCGACGCCGACACCGGCGAAGTCGTGGTCGAAGCGGGCAAGAAGCTGACCCCGCGTCTGCTCCGCCAGCTTTCCGACAAGGGGCTCAAGGCTCTGAAGGCGACGGACGACGACCTCTACGGCAACTACCTTGCAGAGGACATCGTCAACTACTCGACGGGTGAGATCTATCTCGAGGCCGGGGACGAAATCGACGAGAAGACCTTGCCGGTCATCCTCGCCAACGGTTTTGACGAAATCCCGGTTCTCGGCATCGACCACATCAATGTCGGCGCCTACATCCGCAACACGCTCAACGCCGACAAGAACGAGAACCGCCAGGATGCGCTGTTCGACATCTACCGTGTCATGCGTCCGGGTGAACCGCCGACCATGGAATCGGCCGAAGCCATGTTCAACTCGCTGTTCTTCGATGCGGAGCGTTACGATCTCTCCGCCGTCGGCCGCGTAAAGATGAACATGCGTCTCGACCTCGACGTGGAAGACACTGTCCGCGTCCTGCGCAAGGACGACATCCTGGCCGTGGTCAAGATGCTCGTCGAGCTGCGTGACGGCAAGGGCGAGATCGACGATATCGACAACCTTGGCAACCGCCGCGTCCGTTCGGTCGGCGAGCTGATGGAGAACCAGTACCGTCTGGGCCTTTTGCGCATGGAGCGCGCGATCAAGGAGCGCATGTCCTCGATCGAAATCGACACGGTCATGCCGCAGGATCTGATCAACGCGAAGCCGGCAGCTGCCGCCGTTCGCGAATTCTTCGGCTCCTCGCAGCTCTCGCAGTTCATGGACCAGGTCAACCCGCTGTCGGAAATCACCCACAAGCGTCGTCTCTCGGCACTTGGCCCGGGCGGTCTGACCCGTGAGCGCGCCGGCTTTGAAGTCCGCGACGTTCATCCGACCCACTACGGTCGTATTTGCCCGATCGAAACGCCGGAAGGCCCGAACATCGGTCTCATCAACTCGCTGGCGACCTTTGCGCGCGTCAACAAGTACGGCTTCATCGAAAGCCCGTATCGCCGCATCGTCGACGGCAAGGTGACGAACGATGTTCTTTATCTGTCGGCCATGGAAGAGGCGAAGTACTACGTCGCACAGGCCAACGCCGAGCTCGACAAGGATGGTTCGTTCGTCGACGAATTCGTCGTATGCCGTCACGCCGGCGAGGTCATGCTCGCTCCGCGCGACAGCATGAACCTGATGGACGTCTCGCCGAAGCAGGTCGTTTCGGTTGCAGCCGCTCTTATCCCGTTCCTTGAAAACGACGACGCGAACCGCGCCCTCATGGGCTCGAACATGCAGCGTCAGGCTGTTCCGTTGCTGCGTGCCGAAGCTCCGTTCGTCGGCACCGGCATGGAGCCCGTCGTTGCTCGCGACTCCGGTGCAGCTATCGGTGCGCGCCGCGGTGGCGTCGTCGACCAGGTCGACGCCACGCGTATCGTTATCCGCGCAACGGAAGACCTCGAGGCCGGCAAGTCCGGTGTCGATATCTACCGGCTGCAGAAGTTCCAGCGTTCGAACCAGAACACTTGCGTCAACCAGCGTCCGCTGGTCACCGTCGGTGACGTTGTCAACCGCGGCGACATTCTCGCGGACGGTCCGTCGACCGATCTCGGCGACCTGGCTCTCGGCCGCAACGCACTCGTCGCGTTCATGCCGTGGAACGGCTATAACTACGAAGATTCGATCCTGCTCTCCGAGCGTATCGTTGCCGACGACGTGTTCACCTCCATCCACATCGAAGAATTCGAAGTGATGGCGCGCGACACGAAGCTTGGTCCCGAAGAAATCACGCGCGATATCCCGAATGTTTCGGAAGAAGCGCTGAAGAACCTCGACGAAGCAGGCATCGTCTACATCGGCGCCGAAGTTCAGCCGGGTGATATCCTTGTCGGCAAGATCACGCCGAAGGGCGAAAGCCCGATGACGCCGGAAGAAAAGCTCCTGCGCGCCATCTTCGGCGAAAAGGCGTCCGACGTCCGCGATACGTCGATGCGCATGCCACCAGGCACTTACGGCACGATCGTCGAAGTGCGAGTTTTCAATCGCCACGGCGTTGAAAAGGACGAGCGCGCGATGGCAATCGAGCGCGAAGAGATCGAGCGTCTTGCCAAGGACCGTGACGACGAGCAGGCGATTCTCGACCGTAACGTCTACGGCCGTCTGATCGAGATGCTCCGCGGCCAGATGTCCATCGCCGGCCCGAAGGGCTTCAAGAAGGGCACAGAGCTATCGAACGCCGTCGTCTCCGAATACCCCCGCTCGCAGTGGTGGATGTTCGCAGTCGAGGACGAGAAGGTCCAGAGCGAACTCGAAGCACTCCGCGGCCAGTACGACGAATCGAAGTCGCGCCTTGAGCAGCGCTTCATGGACAAGGTCGAAAAGGTCCAGCGCGGCGACGAAATGCCTCCGGGCGTCATGAAGATGGTCAAGGTCTTCGTCGCAGTGAAGCGCAAGATCCAGCCGGGCGACAAGATGGCCGGCCGTCACGGCAACAAGGGTGTTGTGTCGCGCATCGTTCCGGTCGAAGACATGCCGTTCCTCGAAGACGGCACGCATGTCGACGTCGTTCTGAACCCGCTCGGCGTGCCTTCGCGCATGAACGTCGGCCAGATCCTCGAGACGCACCTCGGCTGGGCTTGCGCTGGCATGGGCAAGCAGATCGGTGACCTGATCGAAGCCTACAAGGCGAACGGCAATATCGAACCGCTGCGCAAGACGATCGGCGACGTTGTCGGCGACGGTCCGAAGGCCGAGCAGGTCAAGGACTTCGACGATGACTCGGTTCTGCGTCTTGCCGACCAGTGGAAGCGCGGCGTTTCGATCGCAACGCCCGTCTTCGACGGCGCCCATGAAGGCGATGTCAACGACATGCTGCGTCTGGCGGGTCTCAAGGACTCCGGTCAGTCGACGCTGTATGACGGCCGTACCGGCGAGCAGTTCGACCGTCAGGTGACCGTGGGCTACATCTACATGCTGAAGCTCAACCATCTGGTCGACGACAAGATCCACGCCCGTTCGATCGGTCCTTACTCGCTCGTGACCCAGCAGCCGCTGGGCGGCAAGGCCCAGTTCGGCGGCCAGCGCTTCGGCGAAATGGAGGTCTGGGCTCTGGAAGCATACGGCGCAGCCTACACGCTGCAGGAAATGCTGACGGTGAAGTCGGACGACGTTGCCGGCCGCACCAAGGTCTACGAAGCCATCGTCCGGGGCGACGATACGTTCGAAGCGGGTATTCCCGAAAGCTTCAACGTCCTCGTCAAGGAGATGCGCTCGCTCGGCCTTTCCGTCGAACTGGAGAACTCGAAGGTCGAGGATCTGCAGCAGGCGAGCCAGTTGCCGGACGCAGCCGAGTAA
- the rpoC gene encoding DNA-directed RNA polymerase subunit beta', whose translation MNQEVMNLFNPQVPAQNFDSIRISIASPEKILSWSYGEIKKPETINYRTFKPERDGLFCARIFGPIKDYECLCGKYKRMKYKGIICEKCGVEVTLSRVRRERMGHIELAAPVAHIWFLKSLPSRISTLLDMTLKDVERVLYFENYIVTEPGLTALKEHQLLSEEEYMLAVDEYGEDQFTAMIGAEAIYEMLASMNLEKIAGDLRSELADTTSDLKQKKLMKRLKIVENFMESGNRPEWMIMKVVPVIPPDLRPLVPLDGGRFATSDLNDLYRRVINRNNRLKRLIELRAPGIIIRNEKRMLQESVDALFDNGRRGRVITGANKRPLKSLSDMLKGKQGRFRQNLLGKRVDYSGRSVIVTGPELKLHQCGLPKKMALELFKPFIYARLDAKGYSSTVKQAKKLVEKEKPEVWDILDEVIREHPVLLNRAPTLHRLGIQAFEPTLVEGKAIQLHPLVCTAFNADFDGDQMAVHVPLSLEAQLEARVLMMSTNNILHPANGAPIIVPSQDMVLGLYYLSIMNQNEPGEGMAFSDLGELHHALESKVVTLHTKIRGRFKSISEDGKPYSKIYETTPGRLLIGELLPKNGKVPFDICNQEMTKKNISKMIDTVYRHCGQKDTVIFCDRIMQLGFSHACRAGISFGKDDMVIPDTKVKIVGDTEALVKEYEQQYNDGLITQGEKYNKVVDAWGKATEKVAEEMMARIKAVEFDEKTGRQKPMNSIYMMSHSGARGSPNQMRQLGGMRGLMAKPSGEIIETPIISNFKEGLTVNEYFNSTHGARKGLADTALKTANSGYLTRRLVDVAQDCIVNSVDCGTDKGLTMTAIVDAGQVVASLGARILGRTALDNIDHPVTGERIVDAGKMILEPDVVEIEKAGIQSIRIRSALTCEIQTGVCSVCYGRDLARGTPVNMGEAVGVIAAQSIGEPGTQLTMRTFHLGGTATVVDQSFLEASYEGTVQIKNRNLLRNSEGILVAMGRNMTVQILDERGVERSSQRVAYGSKLYVDEGDKVKRGQRLAEWDPYTRPIMTELAGTVQFEDVVDGLSVLEATDESTGITKRQVIDWRSTPRGSDLKPAIVIKDASGNVAKLSRGGDARFLLSVDAILSVEPGQKVSQGDVLARSPLESAKTKDITGGLPRVAELFEARRPKDHAIIAEIDGTIRLGRDYKNKRRVIIEPAEDGVEPVEYLIPKGKPFHLQEGDYIEKGDYILDGNPAPHDILAIKGVEALASYLVNEIQEVYRLQGVVINDKHIEVIVRQMLQKVEITDAGDSTYIVGDNVDRIELEDVNDGLIEQGKKPAYGEPVLLGITKASLQTPSFISAASFQETTKVLTEAAIAGKTDGLQGLKENVIVGRLIPAGTGGTMTAIRRIATSRDEMILEERRKGTGADAATPMLQDMAGENASAAE comes from the coding sequence ATGAACCAAGAGGTCATGAATCTTTTCAATCCGCAGGTGCCTGCACAGAATTTCGACTCCATCCGGATTTCGATTGCCTCTCCGGAGAAGATCCTTTCCTGGTCCTACGGTGAGATCAAGAAGCCGGAAACCATCAACTACCGCACGTTCAAGCCGGAACGCGATGGTCTCTTCTGCGCGCGCATCTTCGGGCCGATCAAGGATTACGAGTGCCTTTGCGGCAAGTACAAGCGCATGAAATACAAGGGCATCATCTGCGAAAAGTGCGGCGTCGAAGTTACACTGTCGCGCGTTCGCCGCGAACGCATGGGCCATATCGAGCTTGCAGCACCCGTTGCCCACATCTGGTTCCTGAAGTCGCTGCCGAGCCGCATTTCCACTTTGCTCGACATGACGCTGAAGGATGTCGAGCGCGTCTTGTATTTCGAAAACTACATCGTCACCGAGCCTGGCCTGACGGCTCTTAAGGAGCATCAGCTTCTCTCTGAAGAAGAGTACATGCTGGCCGTCGACGAATATGGCGAAGACCAGTTCACGGCGATGATCGGCGCTGAAGCCATCTACGAGATGCTGGCATCGATGAACCTCGAGAAGATCGCCGGCGATCTGCGTTCCGAGCTTGCCGACACCACGTCGGATCTCAAGCAGAAGAAGCTGATGAAGCGGCTGAAGATCGTCGAGAACTTCATGGAATCCGGCAACCGTCCGGAATGGATGATCATGAAGGTCGTTCCGGTGATCCCGCCGGATCTGCGTCCGCTGGTTCCGCTCGATGGTGGCCGCTTCGCGACGTCGGACCTCAACGATCTCTATCGCCGCGTCATCAACCGCAACAATCGTCTGAAGCGCCTCATCGAGCTTCGTGCGCCGGGTATCATTATCCGCAACGAAAAGCGCATGCTGCAGGAATCCGTCGATGCGCTGTTCGACAACGGCCGCCGCGGCCGCGTCATCACGGGTGCCAACAAGCGCCCGCTGAAGTCGCTCTCCGACATGCTCAAGGGCAAGCAGGGCCGCTTCCGCCAGAACCTGCTCGGCAAGCGCGTCGACTATTCCGGCCGTTCGGTCATCGTGACCGGCCCGGAGCTGAAGCTGCACCAGTGCGGCCTGCCGAAGAAGATGGCGCTCGAACTCTTCAAGCCGTTCATCTACGCCCGCCTCGACGCCAAGGGTTATTCCTCGACGGTCAAGCAGGCAAAGAAGCTGGTCGAGAAGGAAAAGCCGGAAGTCTGGGATATCCTCGACGAGGTCATCCGCGAGCATCCGGTTCTCTTGAACCGCGCACCGACGCTGCACCGCCTGGGCATCCAGGCCTTCGAACCAACCCTGGTCGAAGGCAAGGCGATTCAGCTGCATCCGCTCGTTTGCACGGCCTTCAACGCCGACTTCGACGGTGACCAGATGGCCGTCCACGTGCCGCTGTCTCTCGAAGCCCAGCTTGAAGCCCGCGTCCTGATGATGTCGACGAACAACATCCTGCACCCGGCAAACGGCGCACCGATCATCGTTCCGTCGCAGGACATGGTTCTCGGCCTCTACTATCTCTCGATCATGAACCAGAACGAGCCGGGCGAAGGCATGGCCTTCTCCGACCTCGGCGAGCTGCATCATGCACTCGAAAGCAAGGTCGTCACGCTGCACACCAAGATCCGCGGCCGCTTCAAGTCGATCAGCGAGGACGGCAAGCCGTACTCCAAGATCTATGAAACGACCCCGGGCCGCCTGCTCATCGGCGAACTGCTTCCGAAAAACGGCAAGGTTCCCTTCGACATCTGCAACCAGGAAATGACCAAGAAGAACATCTCCAAGATGATCGATACGGTCTACCGTCATTGCGGCCAGAAGGACACGGTCATTTTCTGCGACCGTATCATGCAGCTCGGCTTCTCGCATGCCTGCCGCGCCGGCATCTCCTTCGGCAAGGACGACATGGTGATCCCGGATACCAAGGTGAAGATCGTCGGCGATACCGAAGCACTCGTGAAGGAATACGAGCAGCAGTATAACGACGGCCTCATCACACAGGGCGAAAAGTACAACAAGGTCGTCGATGCCTGGGGCAAGGCCACCGAGAAGGTCGCCGAAGAGATGATGGCCCGCATCAAGGCTGTCGAGTTCGACGAAAAGACCGGCCGCCAGAAGCCTATGAACTCGATCTACATGATGAGCCACTCGGGCGCCCGCGGTTCTCCGAACCAGATGCGTCAGCTGGGCGGCATGCGCGGCCTGATGGCCAAGCCGTCGGGCGAAATCATCGAGACTCCGATCATCTCGAACTTCAAGGAAGGTTTGACCGTCAACGAGTACTTCAACTCGACGCACGGCGCCCGTAAGGGTCTGGCAGACACCGCCTTGAAGACGGCGAACTCGGGCTACCTGACCCGCCGCCTCGTCGACGTCGCGCAGGATTGCATCGTCAACTCCGTGGATTGCGGCACCGACAAGGGCCTCACCATGACCGCCATCGTCGATGCCGGTCAGGTCGTTGCCTCGCTCGGCGCACGTATCCTCGGCCGTACGGCACTCGACAACATCGATCACCCGGTCACCGGCGAGCGCATCGTCGATGCCGGCAAGATGATCCTCGAGCCAGACGTCGTCGAGATCGAAAAGGCCGGTATCCAGTCGATCCGCATCCGTTCGGCACTGACCTGCGAGATCCAGACCGGCGTCTGCTCGGTCTGCTACGGCCGCGATCTTGCTCGCGGTACGCCGGTCAACATGGGCGAAGCAGTCGGCGTCATCGCGGCTCAGTCGATCGGCGAGCCAGGCACACAGCTCACCATGCGTACCTTCCACCTTGGCGGTACGGCAACCGTGGTCGACCAGTCGTTCCTGGAAGCTTCCTATGAAGGTACGGTTCAGATCAAGAACCGCAACCTTCTGCGGAACTCCGAAGGCATCCTCGTTGCCATGGGTCGCAATATGACCGTCCAGATCCTGGACGAGCGTGGCGTCGAGCGTTCCTCGCAGCGCGTTGCATACGGTTCGAAGCTTTATGTGGACGAGGGCGACAAGGTGAAGCGCGGCCAGCGTCTTGCCGAGTGGGATCCCTACACCCGTCCGATAATGACGGAACTGGCCGGTACGGTTCAGTTCGAAGACGTTGTCGACGGTCTCTCCGTGCTCGAAGCGACCGACGAATCAACGGGTATCACCAAGCGTCAGGTCATCGACTGGCGTTCGACCCCACGTGGTTCGGACCTCAAGCCGGCAATCGTCATCAAGGACGCAAGCGGCAACGTCGCCAAGCTGTCTCGCGGCGGCGATGCCCGCTTCCTGCTTTCGGTCGACGCGATCCTTTCGGTCGAGCCGGGCCAGAAGGTCTCGCAGGGTGACGTACTTGCCCGTTCGCCGCTGGAAAGCGCCAAGACCAAGGACATCACCGGCGGTCTGCCGCGCGTTGCCGAACTCTTCGAAGCCCGCCGCCCGAAGGATCATGCCATCATCGCTGAGATCGATGGTACGATCCGCCTCGGCCGTGACTACAAGAACAAGCGCCGCGTCATCATCGAGCCGGCGGAAGACGGTGTCGAGCCTGTCGAATACCTGATCCCGAAGGGCAAGCCCTTCCACCTTCAGGAAGGCGACTATATCGAAAAAGGCGACTACATCCTCGACGGCAACCCGGCACCGCACGACATCTTGGCGATCAAGGGCGTGGAGGCGCTGGCTTCCTACCTCGTCAACGAAATCCAGGAAGTCTACCGCTTGCAGGGCGTTGTCATCAACGACAAGCACATCGAAGTGATTGTCCGTCAGATGCTGCAGAAGGTGGAAATCACCGATGCGGGCGACTCGACCTATATCGTCGGCGACAACGTCGACCGTATCGAGCTCGAGGACGTCAATGACGGCCTGATCGAGCAGGGCAAGAAGCCTGCCTATGGCGAGCCGGTTCTACTGGGCATCACCAAGGCGTCGCTGCAGACCCCGTCCTTCATCTCCGCCGCTTCCTTCCAGGAAACGACGAAGGTGCTGACGGAAGCTGCTATCGCGGGCAAGACCGACGGCCTGCAGGGTCTCAAGGAAAACGTCATCGTCGGACGGCTCATCCCGGCCGGTACCGGCGGCACCATGACGGCAATCCGCCGCATCGCGACGTCGCGCGATGAGATGATCCTCGAAGAACGCCGCAAGGGCACGGGCGCGGATGCCGCAACTCCGATGCTCCAGGACATGGCCGGCGAAAACGCTTCGGCTGCCGAATAG
- a CDS encoding NUDIX hydrolase, with amino-acid sequence MARPDALKVLIYATWRGRLLVFDEPDFPDIELQVPGGTVEPGEGLEQAAAREFAEETGLALPNTLRPLAIDDYRFIKNGAAICHRRHYFHVDLEGPYPDTWLHHEMTPFDGDCPILFRFFWIDVAAAKAKLGYGMHNCLVLLA; translated from the coding sequence ATGGCGAGGCCGGATGCGCTAAAGGTGCTGATCTATGCCACCTGGCGCGGCCGGCTCCTTGTTTTCGACGAACCGGATTTTCCGGACATCGAACTGCAGGTTCCGGGCGGGACGGTCGAACCCGGCGAGGGCCTTGAGCAAGCTGCAGCCCGCGAATTCGCCGAAGAGACAGGTCTTGCGCTGCCCAATACTCTTCGCCCGCTTGCAATCGATGATTACCGCTTTATCAAGAACGGAGCCGCCATCTGCCACCGGCGGCATTACTTTCACGTCGATCTGGAAGGTCCCTACCCCGACACCTGGCTTCATCACGAGATGACGCCGTTCGACGGTGACTGTCCGATCCTGTTCCGCTTTTTCTGGATTGATGTCGCAGCAGCGAAGGCCAAGCTCGGTTATGGAATGCACAATTGCCTCGTCCTGCTTGCCTAA
- a CDS encoding transcriptional regulator: MIEKPDNDNNSVGPMIFIIIGKGYESDGAEGVDLHVMLKAADDDSAVREALNALAEEGFIEADLDQIGMLTDVPEEEPHASAYQGALEGEVAIIRFN, translated from the coding sequence ATGATCGAGAAGCCCGACAACGACAACAATTCCGTAGGCCCGATGATCTTCATCATTATCGGCAAGGGCTACGAGTCCGATGGCGCCGAGGGTGTCGACCTGCACGTGATGTTGAAGGCCGCCGATGACGACAGCGCCGTGCGCGAGGCGCTGAACGCCCTCGCGGAAGAGGGCTTCATCGAGGCCGACCTCGACCAGATCGGTATGCTGACCGACGTTCCCGAAGAAGAGCCGCATGCCTCGGCTTACCAAGGCGCGCTCGAAGGCGAAGTCGCCATCATCCGCTTCAACTGA
- the rpsL gene encoding 30S ribosomal protein S12: MPTVNQLIRKPRQASVKRNKVPALQENPQKRGVCTRVYTTTPKKPNSALRKVAKIRLTNGFEVIGYIPGEGHNLQEHSVVMIRGGRVKDLPGVRYHIIRGVLDTQGVKNRKQRRSKYGAKRPK, encoded by the coding sequence ATGCCTACCGTAAACCAGCTGATCCGCAAGCCTCGCCAGGCAAGTGTAAAGCGTAACAAGGTTCCTGCCTTGCAGGAAAACCCGCAGAAGCGCGGCGTTTGCACCCGCGTCTACACGACGACGCCGAAGAAGCCGAACTCGGCTCTGCGTAAGGTTGCCAAGATCCGCCTCACCAACGGCTTCGAAGTCATTGGTTACATTCCCGGCGAAGGTCACAACCTTCAGGAACACTCCGTCGTCATGATCCGTGGCGGCCGCGTGAAGGACCTTCCGGGTGTCCGTTACCACATCATCCGCGGCGTTCTCGATACCCAGGGTGTCAAGAACCGCAAGCAGCGCCGTTCGAAGTACGGTGCGAAGCGTCCGAAGTAA
- the rpsG gene encoding 30S ribosomal protein S7, with translation MSRRHRAEKREINPDPKFGDLVVTKFMNAIMLDGKKSVAENIVYGAFDVVQGKSKQEPIAVFHAALDNIAPHVEVRSRRVGGATYQVPVDVRPERRQALAIRWLIAAARKRNETTMVDRLSGELLDASNNRGSAVKKREDTHKMADANRAFSHYRW, from the coding sequence ATGTCCCGACGTCACAGAGCAGAAAAGCGCGAGATCAACCCGGACCCGAAGTTCGGCGATCTGGTTGTCACGAAGTTCATGAATGCCATCATGCTCGACGGCAAGAAGTCCGTTGCTGAAAACATCGTATACGGCGCATTCGACGTCGTGCAGGGCAAGTCCAAGCAGGAGCCGATCGCGGTCTTCCACGCTGCGCTCGATAACATCGCCCCGCACGTTGAAGTCCGCTCGCGCCGCGTTGGTGGTGCGACCTACCAGGTCCCGGTCGACGTCCGTCCGGAGCGCCGCCAGGCTCTCGCCATTCGCTGGCTGATCGCTGCTGCCCGCAAGCGCAACGAAACGACCATGGTTGACCGCCTTTCGGGCGAGCTTCTCGATGCATCCAACAACCGCGGCAGTGCCGTCAAGAAGCGCGAAGACACGCACAAGATGGCCGATGCTAACCGTGCGTTCTCGCACTATCGCTGGTAA